The Kaistia defluvii genome segment CGTCCGGCACCAGCGCGAAGCGGGCATTGGTGCCGCCGATATCGCCGATCAGCGTCGGGAACGGTACGAAGGCGCGGGGCGGGGTGGTGGTGGTCATGGTGCCTTGGGTTGGCTGAGCGGGCGTTGGCAAGCTGGGCGGTGCGGAGCGCATCACGATGTCTGCAGGAAGGCGTCGGGATGGGCGATCAGGAGATTGGCGGTCGCCTGGTTCAGCGCCATCGGAATGTCGTAGAGCGCGGCGAGCCGCATCAGCGCCTTGACGTCTACGTCATGCGGCATCGGCGTCAGCGGGTCGACGAAAAAGATCAGGCCCTTGATGCGGCCCTCGGCGATCAGCGCGCCGATCTGCTGGTCGCCGCCGAGCGGGCCGCTCTTCAGCCGCGTCACCGGCAGCGTCGGCACGGCGGCGAGGATCCGGCTGCCGGTCGTGCCGGTGGCGAACAGGTCGAAATCCCCAAGCTTGGCCTGGTGCGAGACGGCAAAGGCGACGAGCGCGTCCTTCTTCTGGTCATGCGCAACCAGGGCTAGGGCCGGGCGGATCGGGGCCGGGTCGATCGTCATTGTCAGTTCTCCAAGCGGTCTCCCGGACCGGCTTGCCAGTGATAGAAAAATCGGGGTCCGAGGAAAAGCCGAAAGTGAGGCAGGACGACAATTTGATGGCAGGCCCGCACCGGCGTTTCTTTGATCAGTTGTATAAAAAAATGTCGCCGCATAATCTGCCAGCCACGATCCGCCTTGCTTGTGAAGGGCAGGGTTGCGCGGGGGCCTGAATAAAGAAAGCGCATGAAATTTGCCGGGCTCCATGCAAAATGGAAAAGAACGGCCGCTCGTCGGTAACGTCAGGGGAACTTTCGGTCTGGCGATCAACGCCCGACGAAGACGCCTTCAAGAGGAGAGAGTCACCATCATGATCCGCAAGTTTATCGGGGTAGCCTTCGTGGCGCTTATGGCCACGGGTTCGGCCTGGGCTGCCGACGTCAAGCCGGCCATCGTCTATGGCACCGGCGGCAAGTTCGACAAATCCTTCAACGAGGCCGGCTTCAACGGCTCGGAGAAGTTCAAGTCCGAGACCGGCATCGACTACAAGGATTTCGAGCCGCAGAACGACACGCAGGGCGAACAGGCAATC includes the following:
- a CDS encoding methylglyoxal synthase, whose product is MTIDPAPIRPALALVAHDQKKDALVAFAVSHQAKLGDFDLFATGTTGSRILAAVPTLPVTRLKSGPLGGDQQIGALIAEGRIKGLIFFVDPLTPMPHDVDVKALMRLAALYDIPMALNQATANLLIAHPDAFLQTS